The genomic window ACACAAATACTAATGTCAATAATTACGCTAACAACAATAGTATTAACGGGTCAGATAGTAGAAATACATCAAATTTCCAACAACAAAATAATTTCAACAATACGAGTAATAATAGTAGTGGAAATAGTAATCCTTCAGAATCCATCCTGACTATTATTCCAGATGAAATAAAAAAAGATTTGGATATTAAAATTGATAAGGAATTGAATAGCTTTTTGGTCAATGGACCAGCCGCTAATATTGAACGTTTTGAATCTTTTATAAAATACATCGACAAAGCGGTTCCTGTAATCCTGATTGAAGTAATGCTCCTAGAAGTAAACAAAAGTACTACGGTAGAAACAGGAATAAATGCTGGAATTGGAGATAAACCTGTAACAACTTCAGGAACAGTTTTCCCAACTGTTGATATGAATCTGGGAGCGCAAACTATTAACAATATTATTGATGGATTTAGTGGATTTGGATCCTTAAATATTGGAAAGGTAGTACCCAATTTTTATATAAGCCTTAAAGCAATGGAAACCAACGGGAATTTAAAAATACGTTCTTCCCCTAGATTGTCAACCTTAAATGGTCATAAGGCTTTTTTATCCATAGGAGAAACTACCTATTATGTGGTTACCAATCAAAATTTTTATGGTTCTCAAATCCCAACAACTTCCGAAATTAAAAACTACCAACCTATTGATGCCGAATTATCGGTTACCATTATGCCTTTAGTTTCAGGTGATGGCCAAATAACCTTGGATATTAAAGTAATACAATCAAGTTTTAATGGTCAAAAAGTGGATAAAAACGCACCTCCTGGTATCAATTCTAGAGAGTTTACCTCAATAATTAGGGTAAAAGATCAAGATTTGATTGTGCTTGGAGGTTTAGAAGAATCTACTAAAAATGATTCAGGTATAGGAGTTCCATTATTATCGAGAATTCCTATAATCAAATGGCTCTTTAGTTCTAGAAGCCGTCAGGATTCGAAGAAAAAATTAACTGTATTAATCAAACCAACTGTTATTTACTAATGACACTCCCCTCTTTAGCTACTCTTTTGCTAGGCAAACAATACATTGGTATTGAGCACTTTTCTTTAAATAATGAAGAAAAGATGGCAATATTGTTGGTAGAAAAGAAAAAAGAAGAACTTATAATTATAAAAAAAGATAGACTTACACATTCAGAAACACTTCCGGAAAAATGGGATAAAACTCTTCCTTTTTTCCTTGTTATAAACACCAATAAGGTTATTCAGAAAGAAGTTCAAGGAATAGATGCTTCAGACGATAAATTACTACACAAAGCATTTCCTAATAACAATTGGGAAGAATTTTATTTTGAAACATGGCGGTTTAAAACCAAATCAATTGTAGCCATAAGTAGAAAAAATTATATTGAAGAAATAACATTCAATTATAACAAACAAGGAATTACCATTGCAGGAATCAGTTTAGGAATTGGTTCAATTGCCGAAATAATTAATTACACCGATAGAGAGGAATTGTTTACCAATCATCAAACGATTTGTAAAAGTGAAGAAAGCCCAATTATTCAAACCAATACCAAAATAGCAGATACTGTTTTAAATATAAATGGTCTGGAAGTGCAAAACACCCATTTGTTAGCTTTTGCAGGCATATTGAGATTATTATTAAACGGTACAAAGAATACTGGAAACTTAATAAATTACAGTCATCAACTATATGAGAAATACAATCAAAAAAGTTTTTTTTCAAAAGGAATAAAACTGATGATTGGTATATTGCTTACGATTTTACTAGTCAATTTTTTACTGTTTTCTCATTACTTCAAATTAGCTGCTGAAACTTCAGAAAATCTTTTGTTGAGTAAATATTCATTTGAAGAAGTGATAAAAACAAAACAACGTATTTTAGCTAAAGAACAAAAAGTCAATAATGTGGTCGCCATGACAGCATCACAAAGTTCATTAGTCATTAACGAAATCAGCAAAAGAATTCCATCGTCTATTTTACTAACTGAATTGGTTTATCATCCATTAGAAAAAAAGATTAAAATAGAAGAACCAATTTTAACCCAAGTAAAAACTATTACTCTTTCTGGAACAACAATTAACAATACAGCTTTCACGCATTGGATTGAATCTCTAGAGCGTTTAAAATGGATGAAGCAAGTCATAATTACCCACTTTGGAAAAAATGACCTCAATGAAACGGAATTTTCTATTAAATTAATCTTGAAGTAAAATGAGGCTAAATAGAAAAAATAAAGGATTATTATTTGGCTTTTTGATAGCACTGTATATTTGTTATTCTTTTGCGATTTCAAATACGATTAGCTATTACAAAGAATATCAGTCTAAAAGTGAAATGATTTCTGAAAACAACAGCTCTCCAAAATTAGCAAATCAGCTGCGCCAAAAAGAAAAACAACTGGATGTAATGTTGTCTCGCTACAATATTAAAACTTCAGAATCTTTTCAAAATGACCTATTGAAGCAACTTACTGCTTATGGTGATTCCTATCATTTAAAAATCATTGATTTTAAAGAACCTCATTCTATTACCGATAAAGGTTTTACAACTACAAGCTACATTTTTTCATTAGAAGGTTCTTTCAACGGCTGTTTAGCATTATTGAACAAAATAGAAAACAATCCTACTTTAGGGAGTATTAAGCATTTGAATTTTACTAAAAAAAGAAACTACAAAACCAATATAGATCAATTATTTTTAGAAGTTATTTTGCAGAAGAATAAGGGAATTAAGTAATGTTATCCGTTTAAAATCAATATGTTTTACCTGTGTTTATCAAATTAAGTAAATCATTAAACTAGTAACTTGAATTATATATTTGAATGAGTAATTAAAACTGTTAAATAGTTTTGAGATGAATTGGAATTGATAACTTTTCGCTTGCAAAAATCAAAATGATTTTACGCCCATGTTTGTCTTAAAAATACTTACCTTCGTCTTTCATTCTATTAAAGAATTATATCGTAATTTTAAACAGATTTAAGCCGGTCTGGAACTTTCAATATGTATAAAAATGCATAAAAAGTTCGTGGCAAAATCGTGGCGCAGTAGTTAGAAAATATTAGAAATGCAGTATATAAGCGGGATGTGACGATTTTGTTCGAATCCCTCTTTCTCCGCCAGTAGAAATACAAATTGAATTAAAACCCTTTAAATCGTATGATTTAAAGGGTTTTTTCGTTTACAACACCTTCAAATTATTCATTAATGCGTGAACCTAAAGGGATAAAATCGGTTACCCTAAACTATCCGAAATTAGGGTAACCGATTTTTATCTCTAGGCTATTATTTACAAAGCTTCCGAACCAGTTCATTAACCAGTTCAAGAAGTAGTTCACTATCTGAACATCTTGTGATATAGTCTTTTTAGAATTAAATTTAATAATAACTAAAAGGTTACCACGATGAAAACAAAAGTATCTATTCTCTTTTACGCAAAGAGAGCCAAAGCCAGTGTAAACGGTTTAGTCCCTATTTACACCCGAATTACCATTAATGGCAAAAGAATTGAATTAAGCTCCAACCGATTTGTAGAAATGTCCAAATGGTCGACAGAAGCGGGTAAAATGAAAGGCAATTCAGAAGAAGCTCGTTCAATAAATAGCCATCTTGATATGTTGAGAATTCAAATTATTGATATGCAAATGGAATTAGTACACAAGAAAATTCCAGTAACAGCCGAAACACTCAAAAGTAAAATACTAGGAGTTGACGAAAGAGCAAGAATGTTAATCCCAATCTTCCAAGACCACAATAACAAAATCAAAGAACTGGTTGGTAAAGAATATGCACCAGGAACATTAGAACGTTACAAAACATCTTTGAGCCATACTATTGAATTCCTGCAATGGAAATACAAAGTTTCGGATATTGAGATAAATAAAATAGATCACGCCTTTGTTACTGATTATGAGTTTTGGTTAAGAAGCGTTCGGAACTGTGCCAATAACACAGCGGTTAAATACATCAAGAATTTCAATAAAATAATAAAGCTTTGTCTGGCCAATGACTGGCTTGACAAAAATCCGTTCGCAAATTACAAATCGAAAGTAAAAGAAGTAGAACGGGTTTATTTATCTGAAGAAGAAATTCAGAACATCATCAACAAAGATTTCAAAACAGAAAGATTGTCTTTGGTGCGTGATATATTCCTTTTTAGCTGCTTTACTGGTTTGGCATACATAGATGTCAAAAACTTAACAAAGTCACATATAAGCATCGGTATTGATGGTGAGAAATGGATATTTACCCACAGACAAAAAACCGAAACCGCTTCTAAAATCCCTATACTCCCAGTTACTCAATTGATTATTGATAAATACGCAGACCACCCAAAAAGCAATAATGAAGACAGACTTTTGCCAATTCTTACTAATCAAAAAATGAATGCTTATCTAAAAGAAATAGCGGGCGTTTGCGAGATTGAAAAAGAATTAACCTTCCACATTGCCCGACATACTTTTGCAACCACTGTAACGCTTACAAATGGCGTTCCGATTGAAAGTGTAAGCAAAATGCTGGGGCATAAAAATTTGAGAACTACCCAACACTATGCAAAGGTTTTGGATAAAAAAGTAAGCGAGGATATGCAGATTTTGAGAGATAAATTTTCAATGAAATCAATTAATCAAGAGCAAAAACAATTAACATCAAATTCTTAATGTTAGATTATTTCAATGAAAAAAAATACTAATTTCTAAAAATTAAGAAGAAATCCCCAAACTCATTCCGTCTGTTATTGCAGGCGGATAACCAAAAACATCTCGTTGTTTTTGATAACGGTAATTAAATCGAATGACCGTTTGAGATGTTGATCTAAAACTAATTGCATACATTAAGCTCCAGAGATCTTCTCCAATATTTCCTCCAGTTTCATTAAAAGCTCCAACATTCCAATCTACAAACTACATTCAATAAAGCATTTTCCTAACCTAAATTGTTTTTTTTCAAAACAGGTTGTACAACATCGATAAATCCATCATACTGCCTGTTTCTTAATTGTTGAGAATAAGTTGCCGGAACATCAACTTTAATCCAAGTAAATTCTGTTATAATAAATGTTATCGTTTTTGGAAAGTACGATTTTGTATTGGTATTATTTTGAATTATCAACAAAATTCAATTTATATTCAAAATTTCAGTTGTTAATTTGCAATATGAAAATTTTAATAATAGAAGACGAAATTGATATTGCTACGAGTATTAAAATTTACTTGAGTAGAAATGATTTTATTTGTGAGTCAGCAAATTCTCTAAAAGTAGCAATCGAAAAAATCGACTTATATTCGTATGATTGTATCCTATTGGATTTAATGTTGACAGATGGGGATGGATTTAAAATTTTAGAATTACTTAAAAAACAAAATAAAACAGAAGGCGTTATCATAATTTCTGCCAAAGACACTCTTGAAACTAAAATTGAAGGGCTAACACTTGGTGCCGATGATTATTTAACAAAACCATTTCATCTTTCTGAACTACTTGTTCGAATCCAAGCATTAATCAGACGCAAACAATTTAATGGAAATAATGTAATTTCTTTTAATGAAATTGAGATTGATACAATAAACAAATCGATTAAAATTAGAGGTAACAAAATTGAATTCACAAAAAAGGAAATGGATTTATTACTATTTTTGGTAGGTAATAAAAATAAAGTATTGTCCAAAAGTGCAATTGCAGAGCATTTATCAGGAGATATGGCTGATATGTTAGACAATTATGATTTTGTATATGCTCATATAAAAAATATGAAAAAAAAACTGAAAGAAATGGGTGCTACAGATTATCTAAAATCAATTTATGGAACGGGTTATAAATGGGGAGATGAATAAAAAACTACTTCAAAAAACACTTAATTATTATTTCATCTACGCATTAGTTATACTAATCACAGTTGGTCCTGTATTTTATTTTGTGTCTAAAATTATATATGAAGACGATGCTAACGAAGATTTATACGCAATAAAAAATCAGTTCGATAAATTTACAAAAGACAATTTAACGGTAAAGGATATAGCAATCTGGAACAAGTTCAATCGTGATGTAAACATTGAAAAGCTCAACGGCATAAAGAAAGACAGTTTGTTCGATCATAGTTATTATGACGCTCTTAATAAAGAAAATGAACCATTTAGAGTACTAAATTCACCAGTAAAAATTGAAGATAAATGGTTTACTTTTTCTGCTAAAATAAATATGGTTGAAAAGGAAAATCTAATCGGAAGTACAGTAATCCTTTTCATTTCCTTATTATTGTTACTGATTGTCGGTTTTTTTATCATTACCAAAATAATTTCAAAAAAACTATGGCAACCATTTTATACAGCATTAGATAAAATGGAAAAATTTGAAATTGACAAATCGACATCTGTAAAATTAATCAAAACTACTACTGAAGAATTCAACAGATTGAATAACGCTATTGATAGCTTAATCCATAAAAACAGCAGTATCTATCAAAGTCAAAGAGAGTTTATAGAAAATGCTGCCCACGAATTACAAACGCCAATTGCTATTTTTAAAGGAAAATTAGAAAATATTTTACAACGAAAAGACCTAAACGCTGAACAATTTAAATTAATTGATGATTTAAATAGCACTACTTCCAGACTAGTTAAACTCAATAAAAACTTGTTAGTATTGTCAAAAATAGATAGCAATTCCTATAATGAAATCGAGAAAATTAGCTTAAACAATACAATAAACAGCCAATTAGATTTTTTTAGTGAACAAGCTCTTTCAAAAAAAATAATCATTACAACCACATTAGTAGATGAAGTCACAATCAATTCAAATCATATTTTGGCAGAAATACTAATTAGTAACCTGTTTTTAAACTCCATAAATCACAATACATTAAATGGTCTAATTAATATTAAACTGACTAATGAGCGACTAACTTTCTCAAATTCAGGTTCACTTTTACCATTACAGACAGAAAAAATGTTCGAGCGTTTTTCTAAATCCAATCCAAGTTCTAAAGGAAATGGATTAGGATTATCAATTATCAAAAAAATTGTAGATGCAAATCATTGGACTATTAACTACCATTTTATAAACCGAATACACACTTTTGAAATAGTTTTTTAAAATTCAACATTCCTTCAAATTGCATTTTTACTTTTGTCTAATAAAATTAAAACAATAAGATAAATGCGAATTAAAATCATTCTTTTAGTCTCATTTCTATTGCTATCAATAGCAAATTTAGTAGCCCAAGAAAAAGTGGTAACGGTATCGGGCAGTACAAAAGACAAAATTACCAAAGCAGCTTTACCTTTCGTTAATGTAGTTTTAAAAACTTCAAAAGATGCTTCTATAGTTGCTGGCACAATAACCAATGAAGAAGGAAGATTTTCAATTGCTAACATAAAATCAGGAAATTACGTTTTAGAATTTTCATTCATTGGTTACAAAACCAAAACTCAATTGGTTTATGTGGGTTCACTTTCCGAATTTTTAGATCAAGGCACTGCAGAATTAGAGGAAGATACCACAACTTTACAAGAAGTAGTAGTAGTTTCCGAGCAAAATACTATTGGAGAGAAAATGGATAAAAAAACATTTTCTATGGCTGATAATATTAGTCAAAGTGGTGGTTCAGTGCTGCAATCAATGCAAAATTTACCGGGTGTTACAGTGCAAGATGGCAAAGTACAAATTAGAGGTAACGATAAAGTTACCGTATTAATTGATGGTAAGCAAACGGCTTTGACAGGCTTCGGAAACCAATCAGGGTTAGATAATATTCCAGCTTCAGCAATCGATAAAATCGAAATCATTAATAATCCGTCAGCCAAATACGATGCAAATGGTAACGCGGGAATTATCAATATCATTTACAAGAAAAACAAAAAAGAAGGCTTTAACGGTAAAGTCGGTTTTACTTCTGGATTAGGTGCTTTATGGGAACGAAAAGAAAATTTACCTGCAATAAGACCTCAATACTCACTAACTCCAAAAGTTAATCCTACACTATCACTTAACTACCGTAAAAATAAAATCAATGCATTCTTTCAAGGCGATTATTTATATACCGAAACGCTAAATAAAAATGAATTTGTGACGCGGACATACAATGACGCAACAATTATTAACCAACAATTAAAAAGAAACCGAAATACACATTTCACAACTATCAAATCGGGAATTGATTGGAACATCAATGACCATAATACACTTACTGTTTCGGGTTTGTTTGGTTCAGAAAAAATTATTGATAACGGCGACCAGCCCTTTTTTAATGCGGACTATTCCGAGCGATTGCGACTTTGGACATTTTTGGAAGATGAATTAAAGACAACATATATGGGAACAGCATCGTATCAACATAAATTCAAACAAGCTGGACATTTATTGAATATAGGTTTCAATTATACTTTTCATAGAGAAGATGAAAAATATTTTTTCGATAATATTCTACCTACTTCAACCAGTAAAGATGCTTTCAAATTGTTGTCAGACGAAAGTGTAGTAGATTTTAATATTGATTATGTGAAGCCTTTAAAATACGGTCGAATTGAAACAGGGTTTAAATTTAGAAACCGAATTATTCCAACCAATATGCAATTCTTTCCTGGAACAAATTCGCCTTTAGATGCAAGCGCAGGAGGCGAAGCAACTTATGAAGAAATTATTCCTGCAGTTTATGGAAACTACATTTATGAGACTAATAAAATCGAAGCAGAAATTGGATTACGTTTAGAGTATTTAGATTTAGAATACGAAGTAAATCCAAACCATCCAACCTATAAAACTGATGGCTATTTCTATTTAGAACCGTTTCCAAATTTTCGCTTTGCCTATAAAATCAATGATAACAACAAACTATCGTTGTTTTACAACCGCAGAATTGACAGACCAAATGAAGTTGATATTCGAATATTTCCAAAATATGACGATGCCGAAATTATCAAAGTGGGAAATCCTGCACTGCGACCACAATTTACCAATTTAGTAGAATTAGGTTTCAAAAGAAATTTAACAAAAGGATATTTATATTCGGCTTTATACCATCGATTTGCTAATGCAACGATTACAAGAATAGCATCTACCGTACCCAATAGTAATCTAATTTATGCCATATTTCAAAACGTGGATAAAAGTTCTAATACAGGTATAGAAATGGTTCTTTCCCAAGATTTCACAAAATGGTATTCCTCCAATCTTAACCTAAATGCCTATTACAATCAAATTGGTGCGTTTACGGTGCAAAATTTATATCCACAACCCAATACCTTTTCAGCAGCAAAACAAGAGGTTTTATCAGGAAACATAAAGTGGAATAATACGCTGCACTTGCCCAAAAAAATAGATGCTCAAATAACGGCAATATATTTAGCCCCAGATATTATTCCGCAAGGCAAAATAAAATCGCGATTTTCAATTGATTTAGGGTTAAAAAAATCAGTCCAAAATGGCAAAGGAGAATTCTTTCTTAATGCAACAGACATTCTAAACACTCTGGTAATTAAAAAAGAAATTCAAGGGCAAAATTTTAGTTACACTAGTGTCGATTATTATGAAACACAAGTGATTAGATTAGGATATAATTATAAATTTTAATTTTTAAATCAAGTCCAATGAAAAAATTACCAGAAATCACCATAGCATTTTGGATAATGAAAATTTGCGCAACTACTCTTGGAGAAACAGCAGGAGATTTATTTTCAATGACACTTAATATAGGTTACGCAATAAGTTCATTAATTTTAATAGTTTTTTTTATCATTACACTTCAAATGCAATTGTATGCAAC from Flavobacterium eburneipallidum includes these protein-coding regions:
- a CDS encoding general secretion pathway protein, producing the protein MTLPSLATLLLGKQYIGIEHFSLNNEEKMAILLVEKKKEELIIIKKDRLTHSETLPEKWDKTLPFFLVINTNKVIQKEVQGIDASDDKLLHKAFPNNNWEEFYFETWRFKTKSIVAISRKNYIEEITFNYNKQGITIAGISLGIGSIAEIINYTDREELFTNHQTICKSEESPIIQTNTKIADTVLNINGLEVQNTHLLAFAGILRLLLNGTKNTGNLINYSHQLYEKYNQKSFFSKGIKLMIGILLTILLVNFLLFSHYFKLAAETSENLLLSKYSFEEVIKTKQRILAKEQKVNNVVAMTASQSSLVINEISKRIPSSILLTELVYHPLEKKIKIEEPILTQVKTITLSGTTINNTAFTHWIESLERLKWMKQVIITHFGKNDLNETEFSIKLILK
- a CDS encoding general secretion pathway protein, which encodes MRLNRKNKGLLFGFLIALYICYSFAISNTISYYKEYQSKSEMISENNSSPKLANQLRQKEKQLDVMLSRYNIKTSESFQNDLLKQLTAYGDSYHLKIIDFKEPHSITDKGFTTTSYIFSLEGSFNGCLALLNKIENNPTLGSIKHLNFTKKRNYKTNIDQLFLEVILQKNKGIK
- a CDS encoding site-specific integrase, which translates into the protein MKTKVSILFYAKRAKASVNGLVPIYTRITINGKRIELSSNRFVEMSKWSTEAGKMKGNSEEARSINSHLDMLRIQIIDMQMELVHKKIPVTAETLKSKILGVDERARMLIPIFQDHNNKIKELVGKEYAPGTLERYKTSLSHTIEFLQWKYKVSDIEINKIDHAFVTDYEFWLRSVRNCANNTAVKYIKNFNKIIKLCLANDWLDKNPFANYKSKVKEVERVYLSEEEIQNIINKDFKTERLSLVRDIFLFSCFTGLAYIDVKNLTKSHISIGIDGEKWIFTHRQKTETASKIPILPVTQLIIDKYADHPKSNNEDRLLPILTNQKMNAYLKEIAGVCEIEKELTFHIARHTFATTVTLTNGVPIESVSKMLGHKNLRTTQHYAKVLDKKVSEDMQILRDKFSMKSINQEQKQLTSNS
- a CDS encoding response regulator transcription factor, whose amino-acid sequence is MKILIIEDEIDIATSIKIYLSRNDFICESANSLKVAIEKIDLYSYDCILLDLMLTDGDGFKILELLKKQNKTEGVIIISAKDTLETKIEGLTLGADDYLTKPFHLSELLVRIQALIRRKQFNGNNVISFNEIEIDTINKSIKIRGNKIEFTKKEMDLLLFLVGNKNKVLSKSAIAEHLSGDMADMLDNYDFVYAHIKNMKKKLKEMGATDYLKSIYGTGYKWGDE
- a CDS encoding sensor histidine kinase; protein product: MERVINGEMNKKLLQKTLNYYFIYALVILITVGPVFYFVSKIIYEDDANEDLYAIKNQFDKFTKDNLTVKDIAIWNKFNRDVNIEKLNGIKKDSLFDHSYYDALNKENEPFRVLNSPVKIEDKWFTFSAKINMVEKENLIGSTVILFISLLLLLIVGFFIITKIISKKLWQPFYTALDKMEKFEIDKSTSVKLIKTTTEEFNRLNNAIDSLIHKNSSIYQSQREFIENAAHELQTPIAIFKGKLENILQRKDLNAEQFKLIDDLNSTTSRLVKLNKNLLVLSKIDSNSYNEIEKISLNNTINSQLDFFSEQALSKKIIITTTLVDEVTINSNHILAEILISNLFLNSINHNTLNGLINIKLTNERLTFSNSGSLLPLQTEKMFERFSKSNPSSKGNGLGLSIIKKIVDANHWTINYHFINRIHTFEIVF
- a CDS encoding outer membrane beta-barrel protein — its product is MRIKIILLVSFLLLSIANLVAQEKVVTVSGSTKDKITKAALPFVNVVLKTSKDASIVAGTITNEEGRFSIANIKSGNYVLEFSFIGYKTKTQLVYVGSLSEFLDQGTAELEEDTTTLQEVVVVSEQNTIGEKMDKKTFSMADNISQSGGSVLQSMQNLPGVTVQDGKVQIRGNDKVTVLIDGKQTALTGFGNQSGLDNIPASAIDKIEIINNPSAKYDANGNAGIINIIYKKNKKEGFNGKVGFTSGLGALWERKENLPAIRPQYSLTPKVNPTLSLNYRKNKINAFFQGDYLYTETLNKNEFVTRTYNDATIINQQLKRNRNTHFTTIKSGIDWNINDHNTLTVSGLFGSEKIIDNGDQPFFNADYSERLRLWTFLEDELKTTYMGTASYQHKFKQAGHLLNIGFNYTFHREDEKYFFDNILPTSTSKDAFKLLSDESVVDFNIDYVKPLKYGRIETGFKFRNRIIPTNMQFFPGTNSPLDASAGGEATYEEIIPAVYGNYIYETNKIEAEIGLRLEYLDLEYEVNPNHPTYKTDGYFYLEPFPNFRFAYKINDNNKLSLFYNRRIDRPNEVDIRIFPKYDDAEIIKVGNPALRPQFTNLVELGFKRNLTKGYLYSALYHRFANATITRIASTVPNSNLIYAIFQNVDKSSNTGIEMVLSQDFTKWYSSNLNLNAYYNQIGAFTVQNLYPQPNTFSAAKQEVLSGNIKWNNTLHLPKKIDAQITAIYLAPDIIPQGKIKSRFSIDLGLKKSVQNGKGEFFLNATDILNTLVIKKEIQGQNFSYTSVDYYETQVIRLGYNYKF